The sequence CGGGGGCGGTTGATCAACCATGGTCGGACTATAGGTCAGGCGGAATCCTTGATCTCCAGCAGACCGTTCTCCTCGACCACGTCGATCAGCAAGGTGCGGTAGCCGTAATGGTCGAACATCACCGTCACCCGATCGGATTCCCCGTGCAGGACCACCCCGGAACCCCATTCGCGATGCTCGACAGGGGTCCCCAGTTCGATCGCCGACTCCTGCTCGGCTGCGGCGGCGCCCTTCTCGAAGCAGCGGTCGCAGTTTCCGCAGGCTCCGGCGGAGAACTCGCCGAAGTAGCCGAGCAGGAACTGGCGACGACAGTGCAGCGTCTCGGCGTACGACCGCATCATCTCGACCCGCGTTCGGTCGACGCGCTCGCCTACGGCGGCCATCTCCACTGCTCGCTCGACCGCTGCGTCGTCGCTCAGTCCCGTCGATACGAAGCCGCGCTTCTCCGAAACGACAGCGCCCGCCCGCTCGAGAAGGTTCACGGTCGCGGTCAGTTTTCTGCCCTGCATTCCGACGTCTGAGCGGAGTTCTCTGAGCCGCTTGGGTTTTCCGCCGAGGGCGCCATACACCGTCCGCAGCGCATCCTCGTCGGCGTGCCTGCTGGCGAACAGCTCACCGAGGGAGAGATCTTCGGAGCGGTAGAACAGGACCGCCTTCGCGCGCTCGCCGTCGCGACCCGCCCTGCCGATCTGCTGGTAGTAGGTGTCGACCGACTCCGGTATCGATGGGTGCAATACGAAGCGGACATTGGGCTTGTCGATACCCATTCCGAACGCGGATGTCGCTGCGACGACGTCGAATTCGTCGTCCTGAAACCGACGGTGCACGTCTTCGCGGGCGGATCTGTTCAGACCCGCGTGATACGTCGCGGCCGCGACTTCCCGTTCAGCGAGCCGCTCTGCGTACCACTGCGCGTCCTTGCGGGTGGCGCAGTAGAGCAGACCGGGGCCTTCCAACGCACCGACGGCCTCGAGCACGTCGTCGCGCTTCTCACTGTCGACTGTGTGATGGCGCGCCTCGAGTTCGATGTTGGGTCGGTCGAATCCTGCCGAGATCACCAGCGGGTCGCGCAACCCGAGAACTTCGACGATCTCCCGTCGCACCACCGCCGACGCCGTCGCGGTCAGCGCGGCGACAGGTGGCCTGCCGAGTGCGTCGATCGCATCGCGCACCCGTAGGTATGTCGGCCGGAACTCATGACCCCATGCCGACACGCAATGCGCCTCGTCGATTACGAGCAGTGCCGGACGGGCGTCTGCCAACCGGTGCAGCGTCTCGTCCTTGGTGAGTTGTTCGGGCCCGAGGAACACATATCGTGCGGACCCGTCGGCGAT is a genomic window of Mycobacterium sp. ITM-2016-00318 containing:
- a CDS encoding ATP-dependent DNA helicase RecQ codes for the protein MSHRTDLDDVAARIFHWKSLRSEQLDAMEAILAGRDVLAVMPTGSGKSAIYQVPAVLLGRPVIVVSPLIALQHDQIAQLERVDAPTAVAINSRQKTSATERAWSAIADGSARYVFLGPEQLTKDETLHRLADARPALLVIDEAHCVSAWGHEFRPTYLRVRDAIDALGRPPVAALTATASAVVRREIVEVLGLRDPLVISAGFDRPNIELEARHHTVDSEKRDDVLEAVGALEGPGLLYCATRKDAQWYAERLAEREVAAATYHAGLNRSAREDVHRRFQDDEFDVVAATSAFGMGIDKPNVRFVLHPSIPESVDTYYQQIGRAGRDGERAKAVLFYRSEDLSLGELFASRHADEDALRTVYGALGGKPKRLRELRSDVGMQGRKLTATVNLLERAGAVVSEKRGFVSTGLSDDAAVERAVEMAAVGERVDRTRVEMMRSYAETLHCRRQFLLGYFGEFSAGACGNCDRCFEKGAAAAEQESAIELGTPVEHREWGSGVVLHGESDRVTVMFDHYGYRTLLIDVVEENGLLEIKDSA